In Desulfuromonas acetoxidans DSM 684, a genomic segment contains:
- a CDS encoding GAF domain-containing protein, with protein MSNKYPFSDIILNLSDNFDDLLESLSTLQRLGELPAHRLTEQVLLENALEILHHSIKATRCCIYTLPPQELTLLENAPLGSVLAIDCEGIPKQCNATRIEDMFIRTTLEKGTMQDCDDCTTLDLGSDLLENETSIISVPLMVTEQLCGVITTSHSGRQHFNAWGYRLVELFSTFLGQQLALCRCQNQA; from the coding sequence ATGAGCAATAAGTACCCTTTTTCAGACATTATTCTCAATCTCTCGGATAACTTTGACGACCTGCTTGAGTCCTTATCCACGCTGCAACGGCTGGGAGAATTACCGGCTCACCGTCTGACCGAACAGGTGCTATTGGAAAATGCCCTGGAGATTTTGCACCACTCCATCAAGGCGACCCGCTGTTGCATTTACACGTTGCCGCCCCAAGAACTCACGCTGCTGGAAAACGCCCCACTGGGAAGCGTGCTTGCCATTGATTGTGAAGGAATTCCGAAACAATGCAATGCAACCCGCATTGAAGATATGTTTATACGCACCACTCTGGAAAAAGGCACCATGCAAGACTGTGACGACTGCACCACCCTCGACCTCGGCTCCGACCTGTTAGAAAACGAAACATCGATCATCAGCGTTCCCTTAATGGTCACAGAGCAACTGTGCGGCGTGATTACCACCAGCCATAGTGGTCGCCAACATTTTAATGCCTGGGGGTACCGACTGGTTGAACTGTTCAGCACGTTTCTCGGCCAACAGCTTGCGTTGTGCCGTTGCCAAAATCAGGCTTAA
- a CDS encoding class 1 fructose-bisphosphatase, producing the protein MGAPGTTKFQIDLRRHLRERKVERRLREVICEIAEASKYIINSIRTGDLGVAGTSNLYGEEQLALDVLSDRILQKRLKNSGVVSNVVSEENNEIINFECTNKVCYSVAYDPLDGSSLVDVNLAVGTIISIYEGDNILQCGRNQAAAMYILYGPRTTLVYSTGDGVHEFGMNQLMEYTLVKENVTIDKVGGIYSPGGQRNLYTSGTEAFVRSLEEKGHKLRYSGGFVPDINQILMKGRGIFMYPHLQGRPDGKLRLLYELNPMAFLIEQAGGAASTGSKPILDIDPEGIDDCSPVFIGCREDVALAESFIAQE; encoded by the coding sequence ATGGGCGCACCGGGAACAACGAAGTTTCAGATCGATTTACGCAGGCATTTACGTGAACGAAAAGTCGAACGTCGACTCCGTGAGGTGATCTGCGAAATCGCTGAAGCTTCCAAATATATTATCAACTCAATTCGAACCGGTGATCTGGGTGTGGCAGGTACGTCCAATCTTTACGGTGAAGAACAGCTGGCACTGGATGTGCTCTCTGATCGTATTTTGCAGAAACGTTTGAAAAATTCCGGTGTTGTGTCCAATGTTGTTTCTGAAGAGAACAACGAAATCATCAACTTCGAGTGTACTAATAAAGTCTGTTATTCGGTTGCCTATGATCCTCTTGACGGATCGTCACTGGTTGATGTCAATCTGGCTGTCGGCACGATTATTTCCATCTATGAGGGGGATAATATCTTGCAGTGTGGACGCAACCAGGCGGCAGCCATGTACATTCTTTACGGCCCGCGGACCACGCTGGTGTATTCGACTGGAGATGGCGTTCATGAATTTGGCATGAATCAGTTGATGGAATACACCCTGGTTAAAGAGAATGTCACTATCGATAAGGTAGGTGGTATTTACTCTCCCGGCGGTCAGCGCAATCTCTACACGTCGGGAACGGAAGCGTTTGTGCGCTCACTGGAGGAAAAAGGTCATAAGCTGCGTTATAGCGGAGGGTTTGTTCCGGATATTAACCAGATCCTGATGAAGGGGCGTGGTATTTTTATGTATCCGCATCTTCAGGGGCGCCCAGATGGTAAGTTGCGTCTGTTGTATGAACTGAATCCGATGGCTTTCTTGATTGAGCAGGCCGGTGGTGCCGCTTCAACCGGGAGCAAGCCGATTCTTGATATCGATCCGGAGGGCATTGATGATTGCTCGCCGGTGTTTATCGGTTGTCGTGAAGATGTGGCGCTGGCCGAATCGTTTATTGCCCAGGAATAG
- the cysZ gene encoding sulfate transporter CysZ has translation MKSIPFTGVRRFSTGFFSLLHAFRFLGGNPSLLKYVAIPFVINVVVFSATLYWGVDLFNGMVGEYLAPQDAWYWQILAVVVKVIAGLLTAVIVFFTFTVVGNLIASPFNDILSERTEEILTGQPNTEPFSLKMFMADVWRVLRDELRKMSIFVALMVFLLLFNMIPVVGSPVYAFFSVALTLFFLVVEYTGFVFGRKHLGFADQKRFIKGNFMASVGFGLAVMCMLMIPFVQFVTIPIAVIAATRLCCLCDPETELSGR, from the coding sequence ATGAAGTCCATACCGTTTACGGGTGTTCGTCGGTTCAGTACCGGTTTTTTCTCGTTGTTGCACGCCTTTCGTTTTCTCGGTGGCAATCCCTCGCTCCTTAAATATGTGGCGATTCCGTTTGTGATCAATGTTGTGGTGTTTTCGGCAACGTTGTATTGGGGGGTTGATTTGTTCAACGGCATGGTTGGTGAGTATCTTGCACCTCAAGATGCTTGGTACTGGCAGATTCTGGCGGTTGTTGTCAAAGTCATTGCAGGGTTATTAACGGCGGTGATTGTGTTTTTTACCTTTACTGTGGTTGGTAACCTGATTGCTTCACCATTTAACGATATCCTTTCCGAGCGCACCGAAGAGATTTTAACCGGCCAGCCGAATACCGAGCCCTTTTCGCTGAAAATGTTTATGGCCGATGTGTGGCGGGTCCTCAGGGATGAACTGCGCAAAATGTCAATTTTTGTCGCGTTGATGGTTTTTTTGTTGCTGTTTAATATGATTCCTGTCGTCGGGTCACCGGTGTACGCGTTTTTTTCTGTTGCCTTGACGCTGTTTTTTCTGGTGGTCGAATATACCGGCTTCGTTTTTGGTCGCAAGCATCTGGGTTTTGCGGATCAAAAACGTTTTATCAAAGGAAATTTCATGGCCTCCGTTGGTTTCGGTCTGGCTGTGATGTGTATGTTAATGATTCCGTTTGTGCAGTTTGTGACAATTCCCATTGCAGTGATCGCCGCAACCCGTTTGTGCTGTCTGTGTGATCCGGAAACGGAATTGTCAGGGCGTTAA
- a CDS encoding TraB/GumN family protein, protein MSQSSPLADSPESQNNTNESSDIHRLTHHGKEIILIGTAHISKESVATVTRAIEQEQPDCVCVELDEQRYQTLKDRNRWEKLNILQVVKNGQVPFLMANLALASFQKRMGLQTGVKPGEELAAAAQTAEDHDIRVALVDRNIRVTLLRAWRKTGLWKKMNLVATLFAGMFEKQELDEEELSQLRQTDSLSSMLEEMGELLPAAKTILVDERDAWMTYHILQAAGEKTVAVVGAAHVPGIKRCLDDPPHDDAIGEMGTIPPKSALSKAIPWIIPAIVALMFIVGFFYGDRSRLMDAATAWVLANGALSALGAFIALGHPLTVLSAFIAAPLTSLNPTIGAGFVTALVQAMMAPPTVADMENVSDDIAQLRGWWCNRVTRVLLVFFLSSIGSTIGTFVAFGWLKDLI, encoded by the coding sequence ATGTCTCAATCCTCCCCCTTGGCAGATTCACCAGAATCGCAGAATAATACGAACGAATCATCCGACATCCACCGTTTAACCCATCACGGCAAAGAGATTATCCTCATCGGCACTGCGCATATCTCCAAAGAATCAGTTGCCACCGTCACCCGTGCCATTGAACAAGAGCAGCCGGATTGTGTCTGTGTTGAACTGGATGAACAACGCTATCAGACCCTTAAGGATCGCAACCGCTGGGAAAAACTCAACATTCTCCAGGTGGTCAAAAATGGGCAGGTACCGTTCCTCATGGCCAACCTGGCCTTGGCATCGTTCCAGAAACGGATGGGCTTACAGACCGGCGTCAAGCCGGGTGAGGAACTTGCTGCCGCAGCACAAACGGCTGAAGACCATGACATCCGTGTCGCTTTGGTGGACCGAAACATCCGCGTTACCCTGTTGCGTGCCTGGCGCAAAACCGGGCTGTGGAAAAAAATGAATCTGGTCGCTACGCTGTTTGCAGGCATGTTTGAAAAACAGGAACTCGACGAGGAGGAACTCAGCCAATTACGCCAGACCGACAGCCTTTCCTCAATGCTCGAAGAGATGGGCGAGCTGCTTCCCGCTGCAAAAACTATCCTGGTCGATGAACGCGATGCTTGGATGACCTACCACATTCTTCAAGCCGCTGGAGAAAAAACCGTTGCCGTGGTCGGTGCAGCTCATGTCCCAGGGATCAAAAGATGTCTGGACGATCCACCACACGATGATGCCATTGGAGAGATGGGGACAATCCCCCCCAAAAGCGCTCTTTCAAAAGCGATTCCGTGGATCATCCCGGCAATTGTTGCACTCATGTTTATCGTCGGTTTCTTTTATGGCGACCGCAGCCGACTGATGGATGCCGCCACGGCGTGGGTCCTGGCCAACGGCGCTCTTTCCGCACTGGGTGCCTTTATCGCCCTGGGACATCCCTTGACTGTCCTCTCTGCCTTTATTGCTGCGCCATTGACCTCACTCAATCCCACCATTGGTGCCGGCTTTGTCACGGCACTGGTTCAAGCCATGATGGCACCACCAACAGTTGCTGACATGGAGAACGTCAGTGACGATATTGCCCAACTACGCGGCTGGTGGTGTAATCGGGTGACCCGGGTTCTGCTGGTCTTCTTTCTCTCCTCCATAGGATCAACCATTGGCACCTTTGTTGCTTTTGGCTGGCTGAAAGATCTTATCTAA
- a CDS encoding ferritin-like domain-containing protein → MSEKIDLQQAIKEAMQTEKDAMDYYKYGAEKMFDEKAKRSFEILAKEEKQHAHMFYAIYKGDDIPDFEAFIASAPNTESSWWKALQQAMLGDFDERKAIELAIDQELELEKNLRAMAEKIDDPEVKKIYLANARSTHHHYELCQEEHNAILGQSS, encoded by the coding sequence ATGTCTGAAAAAATTGATCTGCAACAAGCCATTAAAGAAGCCATGCAAACTGAAAAAGATGCCATGGACTACTATAAATACGGTGCTGAAAAGATGTTTGACGAAAAAGCCAAACGATCTTTTGAGATCCTCGCTAAAGAGGAAAAGCAGCATGCGCACATGTTTTACGCCATCTACAAAGGCGACGATATTCCCGACTTTGAAGCTTTTATCGCCTCGGCACCAAATACCGAGTCAAGCTGGTGGAAAGCACTTCAACAAGCCATGCTTGGTGACTTTGATGAGCGTAAAGCCATTGAACTGGCCATTGACCAGGAACTTGAACTGGAAAAAAATCTGCGCGCCATGGCAGAGAAGATCGATGATCCTGAAGTTAAGAAAATTTATCTGGCCAATGCCCGCTCAACGCATCACCATTATGAACTGTGTCAGGAAGAGCACAACGCGATCCTCGGCCAATCGAGCTGA
- a CDS encoding antibiotic biosynthesis monooxygenase family protein → MAVKIIIIRQVPQEKEPEIRPLLLKMRSLAHAQNGYISGETLINFDNPSERIVISTWKTLENWNDWLNNDQRITLQSEVDRILGHETLYQIYYNG, encoded by the coding sequence ATGGCCGTCAAAATCATTATCATCCGTCAGGTCCCCCAGGAAAAAGAACCGGAAATCCGCCCATTACTCCTCAAAATGCGCTCTCTGGCCCACGCCCAGAACGGCTACATCTCTGGCGAAACCTTGATCAACTTCGATAATCCCAGCGAACGTATCGTTATCAGCACCTGGAAAACTCTCGAAAACTGGAACGACTGGCTCAACAACGATCAGCGTATCACTTTACAAAGTGAGGTTGATCGTATTCTCGGTCATGAGACCCTCTATCAAATTTACTATAACGGTTAA
- a CDS encoding acyl-CoA carboxylase subunit beta produces the protein MENKIDQLLALRQQALQGGGLERQKKRHSSGRYTARERIDLLLDENSFEEFDMFKTHRCTHFDMGKNKWPGDGVITGYGTINGRLVYIFSQDFTVIGGSLSETHAEKICKIMDMALKNGAPIIGLNDSGGARIQEGIESLAGYAEIFQRNVMCSGVIPQLSAIFGPCAGGAVYSPALTDFTVMVRDHSYMFLTGPKVVKSVTGEQVDVEQLGGAEIHTTRSGVAHLAVENEFTALDTLKQLISYLPQNNMASAPLVENDDPPTRTVPELSQLVPVDANQPYDMKTVIAPLVDDGSFFEIQPDFAPNLIIGFARFNGQSVGLVANQPAHMAGVLDNDASIKGARFVRCCDAFNIPLITLVDVPGFMPGTVQEYGGIIRNGAKLLYAYAEATVPKITITTRKAYGGAYCVMSSKHLRGDINYAWPSAEIAVMGAKGAVELIYGRSLEGQTDALSQREAEYSEAFANPYAAAERGYVDDVILPERTRLRICKALAMLADKRDSNPPRKHGNIPL, from the coding sequence ATGGAAAATAAAATAGATCAACTTCTGGCACTGCGACAACAAGCGTTGCAGGGTGGCGGATTAGAGCGTCAGAAAAAACGCCACAGTTCCGGACGCTATACGGCCAGAGAACGGATCGATCTGTTGCTTGATGAAAACAGTTTCGAAGAGTTTGACATGTTCAAAACACATCGCTGTACCCATTTTGACATGGGAAAAAATAAGTGGCCGGGTGACGGTGTCATTACCGGATACGGCACCATCAATGGCCGGTTGGTGTATATTTTCTCCCAGGATTTTACCGTCATCGGCGGTTCCCTGTCAGAAACCCATGCGGAAAAGATCTGTAAGATCATGGATATGGCCCTGAAGAACGGCGCTCCGATCATCGGCCTTAATGATTCGGGCGGTGCCCGGATTCAAGAAGGGATCGAAAGTCTGGCCGGCTATGCAGAGATTTTTCAGCGCAATGTCATGTGCTCCGGGGTGATCCCGCAGCTTTCGGCTATTTTCGGACCTTGTGCCGGTGGTGCAGTGTACAGTCCGGCATTGACCGACTTTACCGTGATGGTGCGAGATCACAGTTATATGTTTCTCACCGGTCCCAAAGTGGTGAAAAGCGTCACTGGTGAGCAGGTGGACGTAGAGCAGCTCGGCGGCGCCGAGATTCACACCACCCGCAGCGGTGTCGCTCATCTGGCTGTTGAAAATGAGTTCACGGCTCTGGATACGCTCAAACAACTGATCAGCTATCTGCCACAAAACAATATGGCATCTGCCCCGCTGGTGGAAAACGATGACCCGCCAACCCGGACAGTTCCAGAACTCAGTCAACTGGTGCCGGTTGACGCCAATCAACCCTACGATATGAAAACCGTGATTGCCCCCCTGGTGGATGACGGCAGTTTTTTCGAAATCCAGCCGGATTTTGCCCCAAACCTGATCATCGGCTTTGCCCGCTTCAACGGCCAGAGCGTTGGTCTGGTAGCCAACCAGCCCGCCCACATGGCCGGTGTTCTCGATAACGATGCATCGATTAAAGGCGCCCGCTTTGTGCGTTGTTGCGATGCCTTCAATATTCCACTGATCACCCTGGTAGATGTTCCGGGGTTCATGCCCGGCACAGTTCAGGAATATGGCGGCATCATCCGCAATGGCGCCAAACTGTTATATGCCTATGCTGAAGCCACGGTTCCCAAAATCACCATCACCACGCGCAAAGCCTATGGCGGTGCTTATTGCGTCATGAGTTCCAAGCACCTGCGCGGCGATATCAATTACGCCTGGCCCTCAGCCGAAATCGCCGTCATGGGGGCCAAAGGGGCGGTTGAACTGATTTACGGCCGCAGCCTCGAAGGTCAAACCGACGCCCTCTCCCAACGGGAAGCGGAATACAGCGAGGCGTTTGCCAATCCCTATGCCGCTGCTGAGCGCGGTTATGTCGATGATGTGATTCTTCCGGAGCGCACTCGGCTGCGCATTTGCAAGGCTCTGGCCATGTTGGCGGATAAGCGCGACAGCAACCCGCCGCGTAAACACGGCAACATCCCGCTGTAA
- a CDS encoding OadG family protein → MIHFDLTNVLRGDGITTTIIGMTIVFSGLLLISLFIRLLPKALTALDRITSPQQASASQPAPNTVPSEEEIHAAICLAIHMELERCGGDLQRITIAQRPASGSFWNSAGKMRSLSDRSPHA, encoded by the coding sequence ATGATCCATTTTGACCTGACCAACGTTCTACGCGGTGACGGCATCACCACTACCATCATCGGCATGACCATTGTCTTCAGTGGTCTGTTGTTGATCAGCCTGTTTATCCGACTGTTACCTAAAGCCCTCACGGCATTGGATCGCATCACCTCACCGCAGCAAGCCTCTGCGTCCCAACCGGCACCGAATACAGTTCCCAGCGAAGAGGAGATCCATGCTGCGATCTGTCTGGCCATCCATATGGAACTGGAGCGGTGTGGTGGTGACCTGCAGCGCATCACCATTGCCCAACGTCCCGCTTCTGGCTCGTTCTGGAATTCGGCAGGAAAAATGAGAAGTCTTTCGGACAGGAGTCCCCATGCGTAA
- a CDS encoding biotin/lipoyl-containing protein encodes MRKYQLTINKKSITVNLKELTAEAAEVEVNGTRYQVTIEDIHQDEETMTGPTSRSLTRPVNAVTPSAQTSPTQGDQSGSVCAPIPGSIIAVLVKTGDEVQAGQPLFKMEAMKMENEINSRVNGTVAAIHVQQGDSVAQGQEILLIEVKPPRRRQSDLKD; translated from the coding sequence ATGCGTAAATATCAACTGACCATCAACAAAAAATCGATCACTGTCAACCTCAAGGAACTGACCGCCGAAGCTGCCGAAGTTGAAGTAAACGGCACCAGATATCAGGTAACCATTGAGGATATCCATCAGGATGAAGAAACAATGACCGGTCCAACCAGCCGCAGCCTCACTCGGCCGGTAAATGCGGTCACGCCATCAGCACAAACGTCGCCTACACAGGGAGACCAGAGTGGTTCGGTGTGCGCCCCTATTCCCGGATCCATCATTGCCGTCCTTGTTAAAACCGGCGACGAGGTCCAGGCTGGGCAACCGCTGTTCAAGATGGAAGCGATGAAAATGGAGAATGAGATCAACAGTCGAGTCAACGGCACCGTTGCCGCTATCCATGTCCAGCAAGGCGATAGTGTGGCTCAGGGGCAGGAGATCCTGTTGATTGAAGTCAAGCCGCCGCGTCGTCGCCAATCCGACCTGAAAGATTAA
- a CDS encoding sodium ion-translocating decarboxylase subunit beta → MEMFSQFINGTGFVSLSWGNLIMLIIGIIFITLAIIKDYEPLLLVPIGFGVLVGNIPPVAGMALSVYDDGSVLRYIYYGVSEGIYPPLIFLGIGAMTDFSAMLSNPKLVLLGAAAQVGIFLTLIGALALGFTPQEAGAIGIIGGADGPTAIFLSSKLAPHLLGSIAIAAYSYMALVPVIQPPIMKLLTTREERLIRMAAPRSVSKRERVIFPVGAFLICAMIAPGSMVLIGMLFFGNLLKESLVTDRLANTARNAMIDIVTILLGFSVGASTSADHFLTPQSILIFALGALSFCIATAGGILFAKFMNLFLKDKINPLVGAAGVSAVPDSARVVHNVGQKEDPGNFLLMHAMAPNVSGVIGSAIGAGVLWTVLVK, encoded by the coding sequence ATGGAAATGTTCAGTCAATTCATCAATGGAACCGGATTTGTCTCGTTAAGCTGGGGCAATCTAATCATGCTGATCATCGGCATCATCTTCATAACTCTGGCCATCATAAAAGATTATGAACCGTTGCTGCTGGTGCCCATCGGCTTCGGGGTTCTGGTCGGCAACATTCCGCCGGTCGCCGGTATGGCGTTGAGTGTTTATGATGACGGCAGCGTACTGCGCTATATCTACTACGGTGTCAGCGAAGGAATTTATCCGCCGCTGATCTTTCTCGGCATCGGCGCTATGACCGATTTTTCCGCCATGTTATCCAACCCCAAGTTGGTGCTGCTCGGTGCCGCCGCTCAGGTTGGTATTTTTCTCACCCTGATCGGTGCTCTTGCGTTAGGGTTCACACCTCAGGAGGCCGGGGCTATCGGCATTATCGGTGGTGCAGACGGCCCGACGGCCATCTTCCTGTCGTCCAAACTGGCTCCCCATCTGCTTGGATCCATTGCCATTGCCGCCTATTCCTACATGGCCTTGGTTCCGGTGATTCAGCCGCCGATCATGAAACTGCTCACCACCCGCGAGGAGCGTCTGATCCGTATGGCCGCGCCACGCAGCGTCAGTAAGCGGGAACGGGTCATCTTTCCGGTCGGTGCGTTTCTGATCTGTGCCATGATCGCGCCCGGCTCCATGGTCTTGATCGGTATGCTGTTTTTTGGCAACCTGCTCAAAGAGAGTCTGGTCACCGACCGATTGGCCAATACAGCACGTAATGCCATGATCGATATCGTCACCATCCTGTTGGGCTTTTCCGTTGGCGCCAGCACCAGTGCTGATCATTTTTTGACACCACAGTCCATTCTGATCTTTGCGCTTGGCGCCCTGTCCTTCTGCATTGCCACTGCCGGAGGAATCCTATTTGCCAAATTTATGAACCTGTTTTTGAAGGATAAGATTAACCCACTGGTCGGCGCTGCTGGAGTCTCAGCCGTGCCCGATTCAGCCCGAGTGGTTCACAACGTGGGGCAAAAAGAGGATCCCGGCAATTTTCTGCTCATGCACGCCATGGCGCCCAATGTTTCCGGGGTCATCGGCTCGGCCATTGGTGCCGGTGTGCTGTGGACGGTCTTGGTCAAATAA